Proteins encoded within one genomic window of Nitrospirota bacterium:
- a CDS encoding glycosyltransferase, with the protein MPIKKILILDTGKEWGGGINSLIELLRRADREKYHFTALFYYNFNKGGDSDIKREIEKLGIEFILLRQKKQAGPVKLLKEIIKALFFFNKKLRKNLVFRIDYLCRIRENAGRIAGILKEMRADLLYLNNQPSSNLEGIIASRISGIPALQHSRIETTLNAFEIKAANEQLAKIICVSGGVRDSFIEQGVAPSKCTVVYNGIDISLSPRVSPGEVRRSCNISDDDILIGTVSSLIRRKRLNSLIKALSIASGKTDKAVKCMIVGEGPEKNNLLKLVKKKGMEDKIIFTGFQSDALSYINSMDIFAMTSEKEGFPRVLLEAMLMNKPAAAFDAAGVSELVVDGETGYLIPSGNISSFSKSLSKLIEDRDMRIRYGEKGRERIIDNFSIDRYINGVENVFDEIMRAGDNV; encoded by the coding sequence ATGCCTATAAAAAAGATCCTTATCCTCGATACAGGCAAAGAATGGGGAGGCGGGATAAACAGCCTTATCGAGCTTCTCAGGAGAGCTGACAGGGAGAAATATCATTTCACCGCACTGTTTTATTACAACTTCAACAAAGGCGGTGATTCCGATATAAAGAGAGAGATCGAAAAGCTCGGAATAGAATTCATCCTGCTGAGGCAAAAAAAACAGGCGGGTCCGGTAAAGCTTCTCAAGGAGATCATAAAGGCTCTCTTCTTTTTTAATAAAAAGCTCAGAAAAAATCTTGTCTTCCGCATTGACTACCTTTGCCGGATCAGGGAAAATGCCGGAAGGATAGCGGGTATATTAAAAGAGATGAGGGCTGACCTGCTCTATTTGAATAATCAGCCGTCATCCAACCTTGAAGGCATCATCGCCTCAAGGATCAGCGGCATACCGGCGCTGCAGCACAGCCGTATTGAAACAACATTGAATGCCTTTGAGATAAAAGCCGCAAATGAACAGCTCGCGAAAATCATATGCGTTTCCGGAGGAGTCAGGGATTCCTTCATAGAGCAGGGAGTTGCCCCTTCAAAATGTACGGTTGTATATAATGGAATAGACATTTCGTTAAGTCCCCGGGTATCGCCGGGGGAGGTCAGGAGAAGCTGTAATATCAGCGATGATGACATCCTGATAGGGACGGTCAGTTCGCTGATCAGAAGAAAGCGGCTGAACAGCCTGATAAAAGCTTTATCAATCGCGTCAGGCAAAACAGATAAGGCTGTGAAATGCATGATAGTCGGCGAGGGGCCTGAAAAAAATAATCTGCTCAAGCTTGTGAAGAAAAAAGGGATGGAAGATAAAATTATCTTTACAGGCTTCCAATCCGATGCTCTTTCTTATATTAACTCTATGGACATATTTGCCATGACCTCGGAAAAAGAAGGATTCCCGAGGGTCCTTCTTGAAGCGATGCTCATGAATAAGCCGGCCGCTGCCTTTGACGCAGCCGGAGTATCAGAGCTTGTTGTTGACGGAGAGACGGGTTATCTGATACCCTCTGGAAACATTTCATCGTTCAGCAAGTCCCTCTCCAAGCTTATAGAGGACCGCGATATGAGGATCCGGTATGGGGAAAAAGGCAGAGAGCGTATAATTGATAATTTCTCAATCGACCGCTATATAAACGGCGTAGAGAATGTATTTGATGAGATCATGAGAGCAGGAGATAACGTATAA
- a CDS encoding glycosyltransferase family 4 protein — MKILIATPDFPLWDGGIATVAYEVAKGLHNLGHKVDVMAPRQSEGDIDFDSTLPFRVHRIKNIKSHYLKMYYHIFKMDRLVKRYGYDMVMAQSWYPSGIAASHIAGKYKINTTVTVHGNEILDLRYSSSFWQKRMKKVFETAKIIFCVSEFTSQKLAGRTWSSPEISRKARVIYNGVDFNYFTPSEPDTELIERYKLQGAKIILTLARLVERKGHDMVINALPMIKKSIPQAKYVICGKGKYEENLKQLAEKLGLADDVIFAGFVPNESRNKYYNMCGLYVMPSREILEKGDIEGFGITYLEANACGKPVIGSNKGGASEAIIDGETGFLVDASDSNDIAQKCIALLSDDPLSKKIGMNGRKRIIEEFNWDYICRRIERYCNEPNNK, encoded by the coding sequence ATGAAGATCCTGATAGCAACTCCTGATTTTCCTTTATGGGACGGCGGAATAGCAACTGTTGCATATGAAGTCGCAAAGGGGCTGCACAATTTAGGGCACAAGGTCGATGTCATGGCCCCGCGGCAGTCTGAAGGTGATATTGATTTTGACAGCACACTCCCCTTCAGGGTTCACCGGATAAAGAACATCAAATCGCATTATCTGAAAATGTATTACCACATCTTTAAAATGGACCGGCTTGTCAAGAGATACGGATACGATATGGTCATGGCGCAGTCCTGGTATCCTTCAGGCATTGCTGCAAGCCATATTGCCGGGAAATACAAGATCAATACCACCGTGACCGTGCACGGCAATGAAATACTGGATCTGCGATATTCATCATCATTCTGGCAGAAGAGGATGAAGAAGGTTTTTGAGACTGCGAAGATCATATTCTGCGTCAGTGAATTCACCTCTCAAAAGCTGGCCGGCCGAACATGGAGTTCACCTGAGATCAGCCGGAAGGCCAGGGTCATCTATAACGGAGTTGATTTTAATTATTTCACCCCTTCAGAACCTGATACGGAACTCATTGAGAGATACAAACTGCAGGGCGCTAAAATAATCCTGACATTGGCAAGACTGGTGGAGAGAAAGGGGCATGACATGGTTATCAATGCCCTGCCGATGATAAAGAAAAGCATCCCGCAGGCCAAGTATGTCATATGCGGCAAAGGGAAGTATGAAGAGAACTTAAAGCAGCTTGCGGAGAAACTCGGGCTTGCCGATGATGTCATCTTTGCCGGATTTGTCCCCAATGAATCAAGGAATAAATATTACAATATGTGCGGCCTCTATGTAATGCCGAGCAGAGAGATATTGGAAAAAGGCGATATTGAAGGTTTTGGAATTACATATCTTGAGGCAAATGCCTGCGGGAAACCTGTAATAGGCAGCAATAAAGGCGGGGCCTCAGAGGCTATAATAGACGGCGAAACCGGTTTTCTCGTTGATGCGTCAGACAGCAATGATATTGCCCAAAAGTGCATAGCGCTTTTATCTGATGATCCTCTGTCAAAGAAGATAGGGATGAACGGCAGAAAGCGGATCATTGAGGAGTTTAACTGGGATTATATATGCCGCCGGATAGAAAGGTATTGCAATGAGCCAAATAATAAATAG
- a CDS encoding class I SAM-dependent methyltransferase yields MSQIINRENNNKLTCRFCGKEGLSGIYYLDDTEISKCDHCGFIQIGKTHLLDDLKVHYTGNINIAAVFQSEFERSKILRASRFRADYIQKYTGLRSGKVLEVGSAEGDFLHELKSRNFDVTGIEPSSGGAMKSREKGVTVINDLLENSDLPDMHFDIACMFQVIEHFEKPKEVLRLLHSKIKKGGYLVMETPDIYSAGSKFEKSPHKLFNKEHVSYFSPESLNACLENLGFKKIIVRHYDYDGFRMPFMKSIKKILKSTLNPDLEGPLQKILKKEIDIHYKSKDKTGNVYSSAHKKDKSDSLKDFKKSLTAPLDITFGHLAYQLDLGASFFWIGQKH; encoded by the coding sequence ATGAGCCAAATAATAAATAGAGAGAATAATAACAAACTGACCTGCCGTTTTTGCGGCAAAGAGGGGCTTTCAGGCATTTATTATCTGGATGATACTGAAATATCAAAGTGCGATCACTGCGGCTTTATTCAGATCGGCAAGACACACCTGCTCGATGACCTGAAGGTGCATTACACCGGAAACATTAATATCGCAGCCGTTTTTCAATCTGAATTCGAGCGAAGCAAAATACTGAGGGCTTCAAGGTTCAGGGCTGACTATATTCAAAAATATACCGGCCTCAGGTCAGGAAAAGTATTGGAGGTCGGGTCAGCGGAGGGAGACTTTCTGCATGAATTGAAATCCAGAAACTTCGACGTGACCGGTATCGAACCATCGTCAGGCGGCGCGATGAAGAGCAGGGAAAAAGGCGTAACGGTCATTAACGATTTACTGGAGAACAGCGACCTGCCTGATATGCACTTTGATATCGCGTGTATGTTCCAGGTGATAGAACATTTTGAGAAGCCTAAAGAAGTTTTAAGATTATTGCACTCCAAAATAAAGAAAGGCGGATACCTTGTAATGGAAACGCCTGACATATATTCCGCAGGTTCCAAATTTGAGAAGAGCCCTCATAAATTATTCAACAAGGAGCATGTCTCTTACTTTTCTCCTGAGAGTTTAAACGCCTGCCTTGAGAATTTAGGTTTCAAAAAGATAATTGTAAGGCACTATGACTATGACGGCTTCAGGATGCCCTTTATGAAGAGCATCAAGAAGATCCTGAAATCAACACTGAATCCTGACCTTGAGGGGCCGCTGCAGAAGATACTGAAGAAAGAAATTGATATTCACTATAAGTCAAAAGATAAAACCGGTAACGTCTATTCATCCGCTCACAAAAAAGATAAGTCAGATTCTTTAAAGGATTTTAAAAAGAGCCTGACCGCCCCGCTTGATATCACCTTCGGGCATCTGGCATATCAATTGGACTTGGGCGCAAGTTTCTTCTGGATCGGGCAGAAGCATTAA
- a CDS encoding nucleotidyltransferase family protein: MNFNEIENNLISILKKYDVRKIGIFGSYARGEAKPTSDIDVLVEFTTRRSLLDMVGIEQELTEELGIKVDMLTEGAISPYLVDRIKKELVVIYG, translated from the coding sequence ATGAACTTTAATGAAATAGAAAATAATTTAATCTCAATACTCAAGAAATACGATGTCCGCAAGATTGGCATTTTCGGCTCATATGCAAGAGGCGAGGCAAAGCCAACAAGCGATATAGATGTACTCGTTGAGTTTACAACCAGAAGGTCGCTTTTGGATATGGTCGGCATTGAGCAGGAACTGACTGAGGAGCTTGGCATAAAAGTGGACATGTTGACTGAAGGGGCCATCAGCCCGTACCTGGTGGACAGGATCAAGAAAGAGCTTGTGGTGATCTACGGATGA
- a CDS encoding glycosyltransferase family 1 protein has protein sequence MKILVIGPYKWNSLEYSTGFNSLVAGLHKTGADFDYFPDILKQRHDFTPEYIHSSGYDRISYPEYSDMVKKLRSGEYGMIITTVCYVDYNGGKHGALSKISRRLKYSLASNKYRMGGTIVSDWIHAGIKLPPVIVFDDKDNQCIWPVDFDLLENCSLYFKRELPFDRFLSLIFFFLRLEDRKKLELARKLRPVWLSYNSSAIALWTDIDDVRPYEERDIDISHLCGLYSSYSRIKILPLLDKLSETYNIATTKDGKLSKAEYFEKIKRSKISLSLEGRGWDCNRHYELMLCRTLLFVTRPSIELAFNLIDGENCVFIDNDLGNFEKLAKYYLDNPLLSARIAHNGYELAKNRLGSEKLAEYVINASMGSIK, from the coding sequence ATGAAGATACTTGTCATCGGGCCTTATAAATGGAACAGCCTGGAATACTCCACGGGATTTAACAGCCTGGTCGCCGGGCTTCACAAAACAGGCGCGGATTTTGACTATTTCCCCGATATACTTAAACAACGCCACGACTTTACGCCTGAATATATTCACAGCTCCGGTTACGACAGGATCTCCTATCCCGAATATTCGGATATGGTAAAAAAACTGAGGTCGGGTGAATACGGCATGATCATCACAACGGTCTGTTATGTTGACTACAACGGGGGGAAGCACGGGGCCTTATCAAAGATATCAAGGAGGCTGAAATATTCACTGGCTTCAAACAAGTACAGGATGGGCGGCACAATAGTCAGCGACTGGATCCATGCCGGGATCAAACTGCCGCCGGTAATCGTCTTTGACGACAAGGACAACCAGTGCATATGGCCGGTAGATTTCGACCTGCTTGAAAATTGCAGTTTATACTTTAAAAGAGAGCTGCCGTTTGACAGATTTTTAAGTTTAATATTCTTCTTTTTAAGACTTGAGGACCGGAAGAAACTGGAGTTGGCCCGAAAACTAAGGCCCGTATGGCTCTCTTACAACAGCAGCGCTATAGCCTTATGGACCGACATTGATGACGTCAGGCCATATGAAGAGCGTGATATAGATATCTCACATTTATGCGGTTTATATTCAAGCTACAGCAGAATAAAGATATTGCCTCTCCTGGATAAGTTATCTGAAACGTATAATATTGCAACCACAAAAGATGGGAAATTGAGCAAGGCGGAATACTTTGAAAAGATAAAGAGGTCTAAGATATCATTGAGCCTTGAAGGCCGGGGATGGGACTGCAACAGGCATTACGAACTTATGTTATGCAGAACACTTCTTTTTGTGACCCGTCCCTCCATAGAGCTTGCGTTCAACCTTATAGACGGCGAGAATTGTGTCTTTATAGATAATGATCTGGGGAATTTCGAGAAGCTTGCAAAATACTACCTTGATAACCCTTTATTAAGCGCCCGGATCGCGCATAACGGATATGAACTTGCGAAGAACAGGCTTGGAAGTGAAAAGCTCGCCGAATATGTGATCAACGCATCAATGGGTTCCATTAAATAA